A portion of the Babylonia areolata isolate BAREFJ2019XMU chromosome 4, ASM4173473v1, whole genome shotgun sequence genome contains these proteins:
- the LOC143281542 gene encoding ATP-binding cassette sub-family G member 5-like: protein METRTFKNSGYPTERTPLFPKTAETEIGGNGGSSKKYYTAETGSSEPVTLALHNLCYTVRYRSGNWWTSCCRHKQVKRVLHDVTLALPAGQLVGIIGSSGSGKTSLLDVIAFRSQGEVTGTMMYGGQPCTKRSMRQRVSYVIQADRLLPNLTVRETLTYTAYLKLPSSHSKRQIEDKVSSVLNHMGLMAVADSRVGGAVVRGVSGGEKRRVTIALQLLKDPDILLMDEPTTGLDSFTARHLVASMQQLAREGKLVIMSLHQPRSDITRLLDMTTLMCQGHVMYFGPTSSLVPYFTGLGYPCSVFSNPLDVYMDLVGIDRRDPERLEETKQRMQELLAAYQSSDLLANTEEEVAEQLKLPSPITTRRFKSPGWFRTFTTVVGRMNLNLARDRLSCFNRVMMLPAFMPFLLAFLGRLQHNQRSIQDRIGLLYNSVQVPPYMAIMNNIACFPALRDHFYREGLDGLYGCQTFLLAYTVHILPFVAMASIIFSSLIYWVAGMYPDVDRFGMFLAVVFQLHLAGELLTAATMGLFRNSQLANTTTALLFTASGLIASGFLRSLENMQVYLQYLSWASIHKYASEIVVVNEFHNLNFTCDSQTQGSCIPYGDMYLSESYPGATDHLTRNFECLVGWLVFFQILSILSFKVFGLKALA from the exons ATGGAAACGCGCACCTTCAAAAACAGTGGCTACCCAACAGAGAGAACTCCACTATTCCCCAAGACAGCGGAAACGGAAATAGGGGGCAACGGCGGAAGCTCAAAGAAGTATTACACAGCAGAGACCGGAAGCTCCGAGCCGGTGACGCTGGCCCTTCATAATTTGTGCTACACCGTGCGTTACCGATCAGGGAACTGGTGGACATCCTGCTGTCGTCATAAACAGGTGAAGCGCGTGCTGCATGACGTCACCCTGGCCCTTCCAGCTGGACAGCTGGTCGGTATTATCGGCAGTTCCG GTTCAGGCAAAACGTCACTGCTTGACGTCATCGCCTTCCGGAGCCAAGGTGAGGTCACGGGGACAATGATGTACGGCGGGCAGCCGTGCACTAAGCGCTCCATGCGTCAGAGGGTCAGCTACGTCATCCAGGCGGACCGCCTCCTGCCCAACCTGACGGTGAGGGAGACCCTGACGTACACGGCCTACCTCAAGCTGCCCAGCTCCCACAGCAAGCGTCAGATAGAGGACAAG GTGAGCAGCGTCCTGAACCACATGGGGCTGATGGCGGTGGCCGACTCGCGGGTGGGGGGagcggtggtgaggggggtgtccGGAGGGGAGAAGCGACGGGTCACCATCGCCCTGCAGCTGCTCAAAGACCCAG ACATCCTGCTGATGGACGAACCAACCACGGGGCTGGACAGCTTCACGGCACGCCACCTGGTGGCCAGCATGCAACAGCTGGCCCGCGAGGGGAAGCTGGTCATCATGTCCCTGCACCAGCCCCGGTCAGACATCACGAGGCTGCTGGACATGACCACCTTGATGTGTCAGGGCCACGTCATGTATTTCGGGCCCACCTCCAGCCTGGTGCCGTACTTCACGGGGCTCGGCTACCCCTGCTCCGTGTTCTCCAACCCGCTGGATGTCTACA tggaCCTCGTCGGCATAGATCGCCGGGATCCCGAGCGCTTGGAGGAGACAAAGCAGCGCATGCAGGAGTTGCTGGCAGCGTACCAGAGTTCGGATCTGCTGGCCAACACGGAAGAGGAGGTGGCCGAGCAGCTCAAGCTGCCGTCCCCCATCACTACGCGGAGGTTCAAATCCCCTGGGTGGTTCAGGACCTTCACCACCGTCGTTGg ACGGATGAACCTGAACCTGGCCCGGGACCGCCTGTCGTGCTTCAACCGGGTGATGATGCTGCCTGCCTTCATGCCCTTCCTGCTGGCCTTCCTGGGCCGCCTGCAGCACAACCAGCGCTCCATCCAGGACCGCATCGGACTCCTCTACAACTCCGTACAGGTGCCCCCTTACATGGCCATCATGAACAACATCGCTTGTT TTCCAGCCCTGAGGGACCACTTCTACCGGGAGGGCCTGGACGGACTTTACGGATGCCAGACGTTCCTGCTGGCCTACACGGTGCACATTCTGCCCTTCGTGGCCATGGCCAGCATCATCTTCTCCTCCCTCATCTACTG GGTGGCCGGCATGTACCCGGACGTGGACCGGTTCGGGATGTTCCTGGCGGTGGTCTTCCAGCTGCACCTGGCCGGGGAGCTGCTGACGGCGGCCACCATGGGCCTCTTCCGTAACTCGCAGCTGGCCAACACCACCACGGCTCTACTCTTCACAGCCTCGGGACTTATCGCCTCTGGATTCCtcag gagtctgGAGAACATGCAGGTGTACCTACAGTACCTGAGCTGGGCCTCCATCCACAAGTATGCCAGTGAGATCGTGGTGGTCAACGAATTCCACAACCTCAACTTCACGTGTGACTCTCAGACACAGG GCTCTTGTATACCATATGGAGACATGTACCTCTCGGAGAGCTACCCCGGGGCCACGGACCATCTAACTCGCAACTTCGAGTGTCTGGTCGGCTGGCTGGTCTTCTTCCAGATCCTCTCCATCCTGTCCTTCAAGGTGTTCGGGCTGAAAGCCTTGGCCTGA